A window from Flavobacterium sp. 83 encodes these proteins:
- a CDS encoding ABC transporter permease: MKITNLLRLALRAIQRNKMRSFLTMLGIIIGVGSVIAMIAIGEGSKQSIQSQIKGMGSNMITIRPSSNVMGGTRIDNSNVQSLSEQDVKAVQNQSEYINAVSPMVSSRGQAINGPYNSSTILQGVYPEYLFIRAWNLQEGISFTNQDVKSAAKVCLIGQTVLNNLFPDGEEVLGKNIRFKKIPFKIIGVLSKKGENTFGQDQDDVILTPVTTVQKRILSTTYYQTIFASAVNENTTDKASLEIQKMLRISHKIQKGMDDDFSVRTQAELISTFSSTSRTLTVLLTVIAGISLIVGGIGIMNIMYVSVTERTKEIGLRMSLGARGIDILMQFLIEAIMISITGGLIGVILGISATKLVTYFMNWPTLITQSSVLLSFLVCFITGVFFGYYPALKASRLNPIEALRYE, translated from the coding sequence ATGAAAATAACTAATCTTTTACGCTTGGCCTTAAGGGCAATACAACGCAATAAGATGCGCTCCTTTTTGACTATGCTGGGAATTATAATTGGTGTAGGTTCCGTTATTGCTATGATTGCCATTGGAGAAGGCTCCAAACAAAGTATTCAAAGCCAGATCAAAGGCATGGGTAGTAATATGATTACGATACGACCAAGCAGCAATGTGATGGGAGGTACAAGAATAGACAATTCAAATGTTCAGTCACTTTCAGAACAAGACGTAAAAGCAGTTCAAAATCAATCAGAATATATCAATGCGGTTTCCCCCATGGTTTCCTCCAGAGGACAAGCTATTAATGGTCCTTATAATAGTTCTACAATTTTGCAGGGCGTATATCCGGAGTATTTATTTATTCGTGCCTGGAATTTGCAGGAAGGCATTTCTTTTACCAATCAAGATGTAAAATCGGCTGCCAAAGTTTGTTTGATAGGACAAACCGTACTGAATAACCTTTTTCCCGATGGAGAAGAGGTGTTGGGAAAAAACATTCGTTTCAAAAAGATTCCTTTCAAAATAATTGGTGTGTTGAGTAAGAAAGGGGAGAATACTTTTGGTCAGGACCAAGATGATGTAATCCTTACCCCAGTTACGACGGTACAAAAACGAATACTTTCTACTACCTATTATCAGACTATTTTTGCCTCAGCGGTTAATGAAAATACAACAGATAAAGCGTCTTTAGAAATTCAGAAAATGTTGCGCATCAGTCACAAAATCCAGAAAGGGATGGATGATGATTTTTCGGTACGAACACAAGCGGAACTCATCAGTACTTTTTCATCAACCAGTCGAACCTTGACGGTATTGCTGACGGTTATTGCAGGAATATCATTGATTGTAGGCGGTATTGGAATCATGAATATCATGTATGTCTCGGTAACGGAACGTACCAAAGAAATTGGGTTGCGAATGTCCCTTGGCGCCAGAGGAATCGATATTTTAATGCAATTTCTAATTGAAGCCATTATGATCAGTATAACTGGAGGATTGATCGGGGTTATTTTGGGAATTAGCGCTACCAAACTGGTTACTTATTTTATGAATTGGCCCACCTTAATCACACAATCCTCCGTACTTCTTTCTTTTTTAGTTTGTTTTATTACAGGAGTATTTTTTGGTTATTATCCAGCGTTGAAAGCATCGAGATTAAATCCTATCGAAGCCTTGCGTTATGAGTAA
- a CDS encoding NIPSNAP family protein, translating into MKATKLLLLAVIALAITSFKTITSDTKIVTPSREFYQLKTYILNTEQQVQTTDKFLKEAYLPGLKKLGIKNIGVFKPRPNATDTLKKIIVLIPFSSLSQFLGLEEKLAKDKTYLAAGADYLNASYKQAPYARIESVLLKAFADHPIMTTPVLDSPRANRVYELRSYESATEAIYSNKVDMFNAGGEVKLFNRLAFNAVFYGEVLSGAKMPNLMYMTTFANQESRDAHWKAFSESPEWKGLIAMEKYKNNISHMDITFLYPTDYSDY; encoded by the coding sequence ATGAAAGCAACAAAATTACTATTATTAGCGGTTATCGCCTTAGCCATTACCAGCTTTAAAACAATAACTTCTGATACTAAAATCGTAACGCCATCAAGAGAATTCTACCAGCTCAAAACCTACATTTTGAATACGGAACAGCAGGTTCAAACGACTGACAAATTTTTGAAAGAAGCCTATTTACCAGGATTAAAAAAACTAGGAATAAAGAATATTGGTGTTTTTAAACCAAGACCAAATGCAACTGATACCTTAAAAAAGATTATAGTTTTAATTCCGTTTTCTTCCCTGTCACAATTTCTTGGATTAGAAGAAAAACTAGCCAAAGACAAAACCTATTTGGCTGCCGGAGCAGATTATTTGAATGCAAGCTATAAGCAAGCTCCTTATGCGCGTATCGAATCTGTTTTATTAAAAGCATTCGCTGATCATCCCATTATGACAACTCCTGTTTTAGATAGCCCTAGAGCTAATAGAGTTTATGAATTAAGAAGTTACGAATCAGCAACCGAAGCAATTTACAGCAATAAAGTCGATATGTTTAATGCCGGCGGAGAAGTAAAACTCTTTAACCGACTAGCCTTTAATGCGGTTTTTTATGGTGAAGTACTTTCGGGTGCGAAAATGCCAAACTTGATGTACATGACCACTTTTGCAAACCAAGAAAGTCGAGACGCACACTGGAAGGCTTTTTCGGAATCGCCTGAATGGAAAGGGCTAATTGCTATGGAAAAATACAAAAATAACATTTCCCACATGGACATTACTTTTTTATACCCAACGGACTATTCTGATTATTAA
- a CDS encoding aspartate/glutamate racemase family protein, which produces MKTLGLIGGISWVSTADYYKLINEGVNEKLGDINFAKCIIHSFNYADIIRNNNNNDWESTFIMLSEACENLQQSGAEAIVLCANTMHLLADRIEQKMNIPVIHIATETAKEIKKLNLSKVGLLGTKFTMELDFFTSKLSNENIETCIPEPEDRDFVQDTIYHELGKGIINPDTKQRYINIINKLIENGAEGIILGCTEIPLLIQQEDIEVPIFDTALIHSAAAVAFALS; this is translated from the coding sequence ATGAAAACATTGGGACTTATTGGTGGGATTAGTTGGGTTTCTACTGCTGATTATTATAAACTTATTAATGAAGGAGTAAACGAGAAACTGGGAGATATTAATTTTGCCAAATGCATAATCCATTCTTTCAATTATGCAGATATTATAAGAAACAATAACAACAATGATTGGGAATCAACATTTATAATGCTCTCAGAAGCTTGCGAAAACCTGCAACAAAGTGGTGCAGAAGCAATTGTTCTATGCGCAAATACAATGCATCTTTTGGCGGATAGAATTGAACAAAAAATGAATATTCCTGTAATTCATATTGCAACTGAAACTGCAAAAGAAATAAAAAAACTGAATCTGTCGAAAGTCGGGCTTTTAGGAACTAAATTCACAATGGAGCTGGATTTTTTCACCTCCAAACTCAGCAATGAAAATATTGAAACTTGTATTCCAGAACCAGAAGACAGAGATTTCGTTCAAGATACCATTTATCATGAGCTTGGAAAAGGAATAATTAACCCTGATACGAAACAGCGTTACATCAATATTATCAATAAATTAATAGAAAATGGTGCTGAAGGAATTATTCTGGGTTGCACTGAAATTCCATTATTAATTCAACAAGAGGATATTGAAGTTCCTATTTTCGACACTGCATTAATTCATTCGGCAGCTGCAGTAGCATTTGCTTTAAGCTAA
- a CDS encoding thioesterase family protein, whose translation MTSFIKELSFRWSDLDPNFHVRHSAYYDFGAQHRIEILESLGLTMKVMQVQNFGPILFREECVFRKEIKISDKIFMHTKTSKVNADASRWSIVHEFLNEENKLCATITVDGAWMDTKLRKLASPTPEIAIEALSIFPKSDDFVSL comes from the coding sequence ATGACTTCATTTATAAAAGAATTATCCTTTCGTTGGTCAGACCTAGACCCTAATTTTCATGTACGTCATAGCGCTTATTATGATTTTGGCGCACAACACCGTATCGAAATTCTGGAAAGCCTAGGATTAACGATGAAGGTGATGCAAGTACAAAATTTTGGCCCAATTCTTTTTAGGGAAGAATGTGTTTTTAGAAAAGAAATAAAAATTTCGGACAAAATCTTTATGCATACCAAAACCTCAAAAGTAAATGCTGATGCTTCTCGTTGGTCTATTGTACATGAGTTTTTGAATGAAGAAAACAAACTTTGCGCAACCATAACCGTTGACGGCGCTTGGATGGATACCAAACTTCGAAAATTAGCTTCTCCAACTCCTGAAATTGCAATTGAAGCCCTGAGTATTTTTCCTAAAAGTGACGATTTCGTAAGTCTTTAA
- a CDS encoding 2'-5' RNA ligase family protein, translated as MDLKQQYTALYNESIEKIVTNTYQIDNQIDSLSDNRFGITVVIRPDSETKKNIQGFLDELKQSNPEQYYYPSSDIHITVLSIISCYDGFDLETISIPDYVAIIEKSLVGIQDIAINFQGITASPSAIMLQGFTNSDSLDDLRNNLRTNFTNSGLEESIDKRYSINTAHATVARFRKEISHKEKLIETLEKYRNFDFGKFKVEKYHLVYNDWYQRKQFVKELHEFQSGLS; from the coding sequence ATGGATTTAAAACAGCAATATACTGCGCTATACAACGAATCTATTGAAAAGATTGTGACGAACACGTATCAAATTGACAATCAAATCGATTCGCTTTCAGATAATAGATTTGGCATTACTGTAGTAATTCGACCTGATAGCGAAACCAAAAAAAACATTCAGGGCTTTTTAGACGAACTGAAGCAGAGCAATCCAGAGCAATATTATTATCCAAGTTCAGATATTCATATCACGGTACTATCAATTATTTCCTGTTATGATGGCTTCGATTTGGAAACAATTTCGATTCCCGATTATGTTGCAATTATCGAAAAAAGTCTTGTTGGAATACAGGATATAGCAATTAATTTTCAAGGTATCACTGCTTCCCCATCGGCTATAATGCTTCAGGGTTTTACCAATTCTGATTCCCTGGATGATTTAAGAAACAATTTAAGAACAAATTTCACGAATTCAGGATTAGAAGAAAGTATTGACAAACGCTATTCCATTAATACGGCGCATGCAACTGTAGCACGATTTCGAAAAGAAATCAGCCATAAAGAAAAGTTGATTGAAACTTTAGAAAAGTATCGGAATTTTGATTTCGGAAAATTTAAAGTTGAAAAATACCACTTGGTTTATAACGATTGGTACCAACGAAAACAATTTGTCAAAGAATTGCATGAATTTCAGTCTGGATTATCATAA
- a CDS encoding TetR/AcrR family transcriptional regulator: MDKREKLLAAALKLFVEFGFHDTPTSKIAKEAGIASGTLFYFFPTKDELVKALYIAIKSRLNEHISEIIKDEKSLQGILKIYYSATLHWALKHKTEFRFMEQFNSSPYLKQIAEEETQKYIKPIMTLLEKGVKDKIIKPMDVELIFTIICGHTFSINQYLVAKEFSKPEQDTVINDTFDLLWDMIT; this comes from the coding sequence ATGGACAAGAGAGAAAAATTACTGGCGGCGGCACTCAAACTATTTGTTGAGTTTGGCTTTCACGATACACCCACAAGTAAAATAGCAAAGGAAGCAGGTATTGCCAGCGGCACCTTGTTTTACTTTTTCCCAACAAAAGACGAATTAGTCAAGGCTTTGTATATTGCCATTAAAAGCCGTCTGAATGAACACATTTCAGAAATAATTAAAGACGAAAAATCGTTGCAGGGAATTTTGAAAATTTATTATTCTGCAACACTTCATTGGGCATTAAAGCACAAGACGGAGTTCCGTTTCATGGAACAATTCAACTCTTCGCCTTACTTAAAACAAATTGCAGAAGAAGAAACTCAGAAATACATTAAACCAATTATGACGCTTTTAGAAAAAGGAGTAAAGGACAAAATCATAAAGCCGATGGATGTTGAACTCATTTTTACAATCATCTGCGGACACACTTTCAGCATCAATCAATATTTAGTTGCTAAAGAATTTTCAAAACCCGAACAAGACACCGTTATCAATGACACTTTTGACTTGCTTTGGGATATGATAACATAA
- a CDS encoding MBL fold metallo-hydrolase, which translates to MSVLSYLKQVKFGKLPTGKRLEKIKQSPNYKNGTFQNQSFTPDLTEGASYYTVGKEFFFGQHKNVTPVDEIPSTKTDLLNADLNENILVWFGHSSYYLQVDGKRILVDPVLSGFASPFSFATKAFKGTDRYTTDDIPEIDYLFISHDHWDHLDYKTVLKLKPKIKKIICGLGTGEHFEYWGFDTTKIIEKDWNKKIVLDDGFTAHTVPSRHFSGRGLTRNKALWTSYVLQTPTMQIFIGGDSGYDKHFAEIGKTFGAFDLAILENGQYDKSWKYIHMMPDEILQAAKDLNAKRIFPVHSSKFALGNHPWYEPLELIIENNKQENLNLITPMIGEQVNLKDTTQQFSQWWKGVK; encoded by the coding sequence ATGAGCGTATTATCTTATTTAAAACAAGTAAAATTTGGTAAACTGCCTACAGGCAAAAGATTGGAAAAAATTAAACAATCACCAAATTATAAAAACGGCACTTTTCAAAACCAAAGCTTCACGCCTGACCTGACAGAAGGAGCAAGCTATTATACCGTTGGTAAAGAGTTCTTTTTTGGGCAGCACAAGAACGTTACACCAGTAGACGAAATTCCATCTACAAAGACTGATCTTTTGAATGCAGACCTAAACGAAAATATTTTGGTTTGGTTCGGGCATTCCTCCTACTACCTTCAAGTTGACGGAAAACGAATTTTAGTTGATCCTGTTTTAAGTGGCTTTGCTTCTCCATTTTCATTTGCAACAAAAGCCTTCAAAGGAACCGACCGTTACACAACGGATGACATTCCCGAAATTGATTACCTTTTTATTTCGCATGACCATTGGGATCATTTGGATTATAAAACCGTTTTAAAATTAAAACCTAAAATAAAAAAAATAATCTGTGGACTTGGCACCGGCGAACATTTTGAATATTGGGGTTTTGACACCACTAAAATCATTGAAAAAGACTGGAACAAGAAAATAGTTTTGGACGATGGTTTTACAGCGCATACGGTTCCTTCTAGACATTTTTCAGGTCGTGGACTAACTAGAAACAAAGCACTTTGGACCTCCTATGTTTTACAAACACCAACAATGCAAATTTTTATTGGTGGCGACAGTGGGTACGACAAACACTTTGCCGAAATTGGGAAAACGTTTGGCGCTTTTGATTTAGCCATTTTAGAAAACGGTCAGTATGACAAGAGTTGGAAATACATTCACATGATGCCAGATGAAATTTTGCAAGCAGCAAAAGACTTAAATGCCAAACGAATTTTTCCCGTTCACTCTTCAAAATTTGCACTCGGGAATCACCCTTGGTACGAACCTCTGGAATTGATTATAGAAAACAACAAACAAGAAAACCTAAACCTCATCACACCGATGATTGGTGAACAGGTAAATTTAAAAGATACCACACAGCAATTTTCACAATGGTGGAAAGGTGTAAAATAA
- a CDS encoding serine hydrolase produces MKQGSKHFAVKTILIGLFIQLTTLTVSIGQTKTEQIDKLMNLYSDYGQFNGSVLVADAGKVIYKKGFGMANMEWNIPNQPDTKHRLGSVTKQFTSMLILQLVEQGKLKLDAPISTYLPDYPKTSGDKITIHHLLTHTSGIPNYTSFPNFVKELSINPYSPEAFVKVFADLPLEFKPGEKFAYSNSGYFLLGYIIEKVSGKTYEQFLQDNILTPLKMDNTGFDHHETILKNRASGYEKNGKNYSNASYLDLSIPYAAGSLYSTVEDLYLWDQALYTEQLLSKKYRDLLFNPYIPAGPGHYGYGWFINKAFNGEKNDSITVIEHGGGINGFNTLVSRIPSDKNLVVLLNNTGSANLTEMNTAIGNILYNKPYSLPKKSLATALVDVILEKGIVSGLTYFKENKNSSTYAINENEMNNAGYQLLQTGKVKEAIAVFKLNVEAFPKSGNTYDSLGEAYLKNGDKKLAIINYKKSVELNPQNENGKKVLEEISKS; encoded by the coding sequence ATGAAACAAGGTTCCAAACATTTTGCAGTAAAGACTATCTTAATTGGTCTATTCATTCAACTCACTACATTGACGGTTTCCATTGGGCAAACCAAAACGGAGCAAATCGATAAATTGATGAATCTATATTCCGACTACGGACAATTTAACGGCTCTGTCCTTGTCGCTGATGCAGGAAAAGTTATTTATAAAAAAGGTTTTGGAATGGCAAACATGGAATGGAATATTCCGAATCAACCCGATACTAAACACCGATTAGGCTCTGTTACCAAACAGTTTACTTCCATGCTAATACTTCAATTAGTCGAGCAAGGAAAATTAAAGTTGGATGCTCCCATTTCAACATATCTTCCTGATTATCCTAAAACATCGGGCGATAAAATCACTATTCATCACTTACTGACACACACATCCGGAATTCCAAATTATACTTCGTTTCCTAATTTCGTAAAAGAATTAAGCATCAATCCGTATAGCCCGGAAGCATTTGTAAAAGTATTCGCTGACTTGCCTCTGGAATTTAAGCCAGGTGAAAAATTTGCGTACAGCAATTCCGGTTATTTTTTATTAGGTTATATTATAGAGAAAGTTTCTGGCAAAACTTATGAGCAGTTTTTACAAGATAATATTCTTACGCCGCTCAAAATGGATAATACAGGATTTGATCATCATGAAACGATTCTAAAAAATAGAGCTTCCGGTTATGAGAAAAATGGTAAAAACTATAGTAATGCCAGTTATCTTGATTTGTCTATCCCCTACGCTGCCGGTTCTTTGTATTCTACTGTAGAAGATTTGTATTTATGGGACCAAGCGCTGTACACGGAACAGTTACTTTCGAAAAAATATCGAGATTTATTATTCAATCCTTACATTCCTGCTGGACCGGGACATTATGGTTACGGATGGTTTATCAATAAGGCTTTCAATGGAGAAAAGAATGACAGCATTACGGTTATTGAGCATGGTGGTGGAATAAATGGGTTCAACACTTTGGTTTCCCGCATTCCGTCTGACAAAAATCTGGTTGTATTATTAAACAATACGGGCAGTGCGAACTTAACCGAGATGAATACAGCGATTGGAAATATCCTATACAATAAACCATACAGTTTGCCTAAAAAATCATTAGCCACAGCTTTAGTAGACGTTATTCTGGAAAAGGGAATCGTCTCTGGACTAACTTATTTTAAAGAAAATAAAAATTCAAGTACCTACGCTATCAACGAAAATGAGATGAACAACGCAGGATACCAATTATTACAAACCGGAAAAGTAAAAGAAGCCATAGCAGTTTTCAAACTAAATGTGGAAGCGTTTCCAAAATCAGGGAATACCTACGATAGTTTGGGAGAAGCCTATTTGAAAAATGGAGATAAAAAGCTTGCCATTATAAATTATAAAAAATCCGTAGAACTAAATCCTCAAAATGAAAACGGAAAAAAAGTATTGGAAGAAATTTCAAAGTCCTAA
- a CDS encoding MazG-like protein: MKNLDLKEIKERALKIRQQYHQLEKTHHGSEWTVEEDALAFLTDAGLVGRHTMSQQGRWPKGDTNPELQHKLGECIWWLTVLADRMDIDINESVEAFLTKTENLLEE, translated from the coding sequence ATGAAGAATTTAGATTTAAAAGAAATCAAGGAAAGAGCGTTAAAAATCAGACAACAATACCATCAACTGGAAAAAACCCACCACGGCAGTGAATGGACAGTAGAGGAAGATGCTTTGGCTTTTCTTACGGATGCGGGATTGGTAGGACGTCACACCATGTCACAACAAGGCCGCTGGCCAAAAGGAGATACAAACCCTGAACTGCAGCATAAATTGGGTGAATGTATTTGGTGGCTGACAGTACTTGCAGACCGAATGGACATAGACATTAATGAATCAGTAGAAGCTTTTTTGACAAAAACTGAAAATTTATTAGAGGAATAA
- a CDS encoding alpha/beta hydrolase, producing MNGHNVKSSFNKKDYQLYISLPSNYNPSDTIHYPVLYILDATYSYPLISSLHNLLDSSQEIEKIIIVAIGDKNQSNTTWISSRMADCTPSNNSNVDAEIANGLNIPKSEVKTGGAKEFLATIRTNIIPFINNNYKTKNDYGILGHSVGGLFAGYCLINAPTLFKRYGINSPSFLWNNQEILSNQKNFITENAELNGKVFISYGSLEPEIMLPSINSFINTLEERNYKGLTLTTQIFENETHTSVVAASTSRALKVLYGVKRE from the coding sequence ATGAATGGACATAATGTAAAATCTTCATTTAATAAAAAAGATTACCAGTTGTACATTTCACTTCCTTCAAATTATAATCCATCAGACACAATACATTATCCTGTTTTATATATACTAGATGCCACCTATTCATATCCTTTAATTTCTTCTCTTCACAATTTACTAGATTCTAGTCAAGAAATAGAGAAAATAATAATTGTTGCTATTGGAGATAAAAACCAATCAAATACAACTTGGATATCTAGTAGAATGGCAGATTGTACTCCTTCAAATAATTCAAATGTAGATGCAGAAATAGCAAATGGACTCAACATACCTAAATCCGAAGTAAAAACCGGAGGAGCAAAAGAATTTTTAGCAACTATCCGAACCAATATTATACCATTTATCAATAATAATTACAAAACTAAAAATGATTATGGTATATTAGGACATTCTGTTGGTGGTTTATTTGCTGGTTATTGTTTAATTAATGCTCCTACTTTATTTAAAAGATATGGAATAAACAGTCCTTCTTTTCTTTGGAATAATCAAGAGATTCTATCTAATCAAAAAAACTTCATTACAGAAAATGCCGAACTAAATGGGAAAGTTTTCATTTCCTATGGTAGTCTTGAACCTGAAATTATGCTTCCATCCATTAATTCATTTATAAATACATTGGAAGAACGTAACTACAAAGGTTTAACATTAACTACTCAAATTTTTGAGAATGAAACGCATACTTCTGTAGTAGCTGCTTCAACAAGTCGTGCTTTGAAAGTCTTATATGGAGTTAAAAGAGAATAA
- a CDS encoding ATP-binding protein, with product MKIKKVKIKNFRSYKDQVEIEFDDLTAFVGKNDIGKSTVLEALDIFFNDGKGVVKLDKDDINKQAAADNDNEIIISVCFEELPTTIVIDSTNETTLQAEYLLNSNNQLEIIKKYPNAGKEKVFVKANHPTNDNCKDLLQKKNTDYQKTIRENAITCTNQTINAIMRTAIWTHFSSDLQLAEIEIDVTKGDTKSIWDKLQNYLPLYSLFQSDRKNSDGDSEVQDPLKEAVKQILNDTVLKQKFAEIALEVENKLREVSTRTLEKVREMNPEIANSLNPVIPPVESLKWADVFKSVSITGDNDIPINKRGSGVKRLILLNFFRAEAERRKAEENIPSIIYAIEEPETSQHTDHQKKLISAFLELATTPNTQVIITTHSATLVKALKFEHLRLVTNANNTKNIEAILPNQLPYHSLNEVNFLAFSEVTEEYHNELYGYIELEGELNNFRNAKPTVAYNKQMRDGNLRVEQIILTDYIRHQIHHPENINNTKYTFDNLNDSINMMRAFIQTIAL from the coding sequence ATGAAAATCAAAAAAGTAAAGATTAAGAATTTTAGAAGCTACAAAGACCAAGTAGAAATTGAATTTGATGATTTGACTGCTTTTGTTGGTAAAAATGACATTGGAAAATCAACGGTTTTAGAAGCTTTGGATATTTTCTTCAATGACGGCAAAGGTGTTGTAAAACTTGACAAAGATGATATAAACAAACAAGCAGCTGCTGACAATGACAATGAAATAATAATATCCGTTTGTTTTGAAGAATTACCAACAACAATAGTAATTGACAGTACAAACGAAACTACACTACAAGCAGAGTATTTATTAAATTCAAACAATCAACTTGAAATAATAAAGAAATATCCAAATGCAGGTAAAGAAAAAGTTTTTGTTAAAGCAAATCACCCGACAAACGACAATTGTAAAGACTTACTACAAAAGAAAAATACTGACTATCAAAAGACGATTAGAGAAAACGCAATTACTTGCACTAATCAAACGATAAATGCAATAATGCGTACAGCAATTTGGACACATTTTAGTTCTGACTTACAATTAGCTGAAATTGAAATTGATGTAACTAAAGGTGACACCAAATCTATTTGGGACAAATTACAAAATTACTTGCCTCTTTATTCGTTATTTCAATCTGATAGAAAAAATAGTGATGGAGATAGTGAAGTTCAAGACCCATTAAAAGAAGCAGTAAAACAAATTTTGAATGATACAGTACTTAAACAAAAATTTGCTGAAATTGCATTAGAAGTAGAAAATAAATTAAGAGAAGTTTCTACGAGAACACTTGAAAAAGTAAGAGAAATGAATCCCGAAATTGCAAATAGTTTAAATCCAGTTATTCCACCAGTTGAGAGTTTAAAATGGGCTGATGTATTTAAAAGCGTTTCCATTACAGGCGATAATGATATTCCAATTAATAAAAGAGGTAGCGGAGTAAAAAGACTTATTTTACTTAATTTTTTCAGAGCAGAAGCAGAAAGAAGAAAAGCAGAAGAAAATATACCAAGTATTATCTATGCAATTGAGGAACCAGAAACTTCACAACATACAGACCATCAAAAAAAATTGATTTCTGCTTTTTTGGAACTGGCTACAACACCAAATACACAAGTAATTATTACGACACATAGTGCAACATTGGTTAAAGCGCTAAAATTTGAGCATTTAAGATTAGTTACAAATGCAAATAATACAAAAAACATAGAAGCCATTTTGCCAAATCAACTTCCTTATCATTCACTTAACGAAGTTAATTTCCTTGCATTTTCAGAAGTAACTGAAGAATACCATAATGAACTCTATGGCTACATAGAGTTAGAGGGGGAATTAAATAATTTTAGAAATGCAAAACCAACGGTTGCTTACAATAAGCAAATGCGAGATGGAAATTTGAGAGTAGAGCAAATAATTCTCACAGATTATATTAGACATCAAATTCATCATCCTGAAAACATTAATAATACAAAATATACTTTTGACAATCTCAATGACTCAATAAATATGATGAGAGCATTTATTCAAACAATAGCACTTTAA